The following are encoded together in the Chaetodon trifascialis isolate fChaTrf1 chromosome 3, fChaTrf1.hap1, whole genome shotgun sequence genome:
- the LOC139328774 gene encoding potassium voltage-gated channel subfamily A member 10: MEVPLVNFENMDDVGINLGDPNDSGYPTSPTSEAPDQNLLPHRLTSPHQSPHRGRRGHQSGQEGLSPSTPPTLTTKANSSSGSLISNLKLLINSESPTDSVFSKMAKDCYENEDLFEKHYMEEKDEKVVINVSGLMFETQLSTLNKFPETLLGDPMKRISYFDPMRNEYFFDRNRPSFDGILYYYQSGGRIRRPANVPLDVFANEIVFYELGHEAMEQFREDEGFIKEPEVLLPTNELQRQFWLLFEYPESSSAAKSVALVSVFVIVISIFIFCLETLPEFREDNDFLPSLTQIVNGTQDSSAPHPATKDLLAYFTDPFFIVETICIIWFCFEVCVRFVVCPSKSDFFNNIMNIIDIVSIIPYFVTLGTELATTPDDDVNSSQNMSLAILRIIRLVRVFRIFKLSRHSKGLQILGQTLKASMRELGLLIFFLFIGVILFSSAIYFAEVDEPQTQFVSIPDGFWWAVVTMTTVGYGDMCPITMGGKMVGTLCAIAGVLTIALPVPVIVSNFNYFYHRETEQEEKQIMDAAAEAAQKMSAANKYGSTPSLNKSNGTWQNEKNGMH, translated from the coding sequence ATGGAGGTGCCGCTTGTCAATTTTGAAAACATGGATGATGTCGGGATCAACCTGGGGGACCCAAATGACTCTGGATACCCAACCTCACCCACCTCAGAGGCCCCCGATCAGAATCTTTTACCCCACCGTTTGACTTCTCCTCACCAGTCGCCACATAGAGGACGACGTGGGCATCAGTCTGGTCAAGAGGGGCTGTCACCGTCCACTCCTCCGACCTTGACCACTAAAGCAAACTCCAGCAGTGGCAGTTTGATCTCTAATCTGAAGCTCCTGATCAACAGCGAGTCTCCCACTGACAGCGTCTTCAGTAAGATGGCGAAGGATTGCTATGAGAACGaagatttgtttgaaaagcactaCATGGAAGAAAAGGACGAGAAAGTTGTCATCAACGTTTCGGGGCTGATGTTTGAGACGCAGCTCAGCACCTTGAACAAGTTTCCAGAGACGCTGCTCGGCGACCCCATGAAGAGGATTAGCTACTTTGACCCGATGAGAAACGAGTACTTTTTTGACAGAAACCGCCCGTCTTTTGATGGTATTCTGTACTACTACCAGTCAGGAGGAAGAATCCGCAGACCAGCCAATGTTCCCTTAGATGTCTTTGCGAATGAAATCGTTTTCTATGAGTTGGGTCATGAAGCGATGGAGCAGTTCCGCGAGGACGAAGGGTTTATCAAAGAACCAGAGGTCCTTTTGCCCACCAACGAACTCCAGCGACAGTTCTGGCTCCTGTTTGAATACCCAGAAAGCTCCAGTGCAGCCAAATCTGTAGCTctggtgtctgtgtttgtcattgtcatttccatcttcatcttctgccTAGAGACTCTGCCAGAGTTCAGAGAAGACAATGACTTCCTCCCGAGTTTAACCCAAATCGTTAATGGAACCCAAGACAGTTCTGCTCCTCATCCTGCCACTAAAGACCTGCTGGCATATTTCACAGACCCCTTTTTCATCGTGGAGACTATTTGCATCATTTGGTTCTGCTTTGAAGTCTGCGTCCGTTTCGTGGTGTGCCCCAGCAAAAGTGATTTCTTCAATAACATCATGAATATCATTGACATAGTTTCTATAATTCCCTACTTCGTAACCCTGGGAACAGAGCTGGCTACGACCCCTGATGATGACGTGAACTCCAGTCAGAACATGTCCCTGGCAATCCTCAGGATCATCCGTCTTGTGAGAGTTTTCAGAATTTTTAAGCTCTCCCGACACTCCAAAGGACTTCAGATCTTGGGTCAGACCTTGAAAGCCAGCATGAGGGAACTTGGGCTGCTCATCTTCTTCCTTTTTATAGGAGTCATCCTATTCTCAAGTGCCATCTACTTTGCAGAAGTGGATGAGCCCCAGACGCAGTTTGTTAGCATCCCTGACGGCTTCTGGTGGGCCGTGGTGACAATGACCACAGTGGGATACGGAGACATGTGCCCCATCACTATGGGAGGCAAAATGGTCGGCACCCTCTGTGCCATTGCTGGTGTCCTGACCATCGCCTTGCCCGTCCCCGTCATCGTCTCCAACTTTAACTATTTTTACCACCGTGAAactgagcaggaggagaaacagatcATGGATGCAGCGGCAGAGGCTGCCCAGAAAATGTCAGCTGCAAACAAGTATGGAAGCACGCCCTCACTAAACAAAAGCAACGGCACCTGGCAGAACGAGAAAAATGGCATGCACTGA
- the LOC139329064 gene encoding adenosine receptor A1 gives MSSSPGIKPREHVDMMYISIETAIALASVLGNVLVVLAVCVNRALRNTTFCFIVSLAVADIAVGVLVIPLAIIISLGFNTQFYTCLFLSCLLLIITQSSILSLLAIAIDRYLRVKIPTRYCTIVTQRRAYVAVCLCWILSFITGLVPMIGWNNRDAQRNLSLSGDIVCEFTTVMRMDYMVYFNFFGWVVVPLSIMIALYGEIFRVIRRQLNRRAEATCDGDRYYQKELKLAKSLALVVFLFTVCWLPIHIMNCINFFCPNYRVPKFAMYVGIFMSHVNSAVNPMVYAFRIKRFRVTLIQIARRCMLCKPTEPTPCPTSTPALTEKVDVNL, from the exons ATGTCTTCCTCTCCTGGAATCAAGCCTCGGGAGCATGTGGACATGATGTACATCTCCATTGAGACAGCCATTGCGCTGGCCTCTGTCCTGGGGAatgtgctggtggtgctggctgtgtgtgtgaaccggGCTCTCCGCAACACCACCTTCTGCTTCATCGTGTCTCTGGCCGTGGCTGACATCGCTGTGGGGGTTTTGGTCATCCCTCTGGCTATCATCATCAGTCTGGGGTTTAACACCCAGTTCTACacctgcctcttcctctcctgcctgctgctgaTCATCACCCAGAGCTCCATCCTTTCCCTGCTGGCTATCGCCATCGACCGATACCTGCGAGTCAAGATTCCCAccag GTACTGCACCATCGTGACACAGAGGAGGGCATATGTGGCAGTTTGTCTGTGCTGGATCCTCTCCTTCATCACTGGGCTGGTTCCAATGATCGGATGGAATAACCGTGACGCTCAGAGAAACCTCAGCCTTTCCGGCGACATTGTGTGTGAATTCACCACCGTCATGAGGATGGACTACATGGTGTACTTCAATTTCTTCGGCTGGGTGGTGGTACCCCTGTCCATAATGATCGCTCTGTACGGGGAGATCTTCAGGGTGATCCGGCGGCAGCTGAACCGGCGTGCTGAAGCCACTTGTGATGGAGACAGGTACTACCAGAAAGAGCTGAAGCTGGCCAAATCTCTGGCCTTGGTGGTCTTCCTCTTTACTGTGTGTTGGCTGCCAATACACATCATGAACTGCATCAACTTCTTCTGCCCAAACTATCGCGTACCCAAGTTTGCCATGTATGTAGGCATTTTCATGTCTCACGTGAACTCAGCAGTCAACCCGATGGTTTATGCATTCAGGATAAAGCGGTTCCGTGTCACGCTGATCCAGATCGCTCGCCGTTGCATGTTATGTAAACCCACAGAGCCCACTCCGTGTCCCACCAGCACACCAGCCCTGACGGAGAAAGTGGACGTGAACCTGTAA
- the LOC139329275 gene encoding uncharacterized protein — translation MQETSRPVGMETQAENQRLNNSQLISVPQKDTIRLLEVYVKRSISLNDGTPGYKQTGRKEKWVTMPRKQRRHSSDPSLHLAEGLNVEEIGAFTSVDEPPATPPEESEKPTKKPKKKKKKKKKKPSFWKNFIGFFYRKDEDEDSPSEIPEASDAEEASDTVTTCLPTTPAASPKRKTLRAKSLKRRFSKRRLSITKPNKSVNLNPADITRVEAVISVEPTYAYYEKVSEELERIVHEVKEKEEVEPLSDEELINRIIALTKEQGDAIDDKLKDNPTLNNFFQRMSYLSFQRLADAYLEKEASPIHNPPTVLPTAPELVKLAFTYDFTAKIAGLSEQNVGHITGLGNRYLQDRFEYNQVCTDHPVSDSDG, via the exons ATGCAGGAGACGAG TCGTCCCGTCGGCATggaaacacaggcagaaaatcagcGGCTTAACAACAGCCAGCTGATTTCTGTTCCTCAGAAGGATACAATCCGTCTGCTGGAGGTGTACGTCAAGCGCAGCATCAGCCTAAATGACGGGACGCCCGGATATAAGCAGACCGGGAGGAAGGAAAAATGGGTGACGATGCCGAGAAAGCAAAGGCGACATTCCAGCGACCCTTCCCTTCACCTGGCCGAAGGATTGAACGTCGAGGAAATCGGTGCATTTACATCTGTGGACGAACCTCCCGCGACGCCTCCGGAAGAATCAGAGAAACCCACGaagaaaccaaagaagaagaagaagaagaagaagaagaagccctCATTTTGGAAAAACTTCATTGGATTTTTCTATCGGAaagacgaggacgaggacagcCCATCAGAGATCCCCGAGGCCTCCGACGCGGAAGAGGCCTCTGACACTGTGACCACCTGCCTGCCGACAACGCCAGCTGCTTCACCAAAAAGAAAGACCCTGAGAGCAAAATCCTTGAAAAGGAGGTTCTCCAAACGGCGGCTATCAATAACAAAACCGAATAAATCTGTCAATCTCAACCCTGCCGACATCACCCGAGTTGAAG CTGTCATCAGCGTGGAACCGACGTACGCTTACTACGAGAAGGTGTCAGAGGAACTGGAGAGAATTGTCCACGAGgttaaagagaaagaggaagtcGAGCCCCTCTCTGATG AGGAACTCATCAACAGGATCATTGCTTTGACGAAGGAGCAGGGTGACGCCATCGACGACAAG CTGAAGGATAACCCCACCCTGAACAACTTCTTCCAGCGGATGTCGTACTTGTCCTTCCAGCGGTTGGCCGATGCGTATCTGGAGAAGGAAGCGTCGCCGATCCACAATCCTCCCACTGTCCTACCGACGGCTCCTGAGCTGGTCAAGCTGGCCTTTACGTACGACTTCACAGCCAAGATCGCCGGGCTGTCCGAACAGAACGTGGGCCACATTACCGGCCTGGGGAACCGTTATCTACAGGACCGGTTTGAATACAATCAG gTGTGTACAGATCATCCCGTGTCTGACAGCGACGGCTGA
- the rplp2 gene encoding 60S acidic ribosomal protein P2 encodes MRYVAAYLLAVLGGNTSPTAKDIKAILGSVGIEADDERLNKVISELSGKDINEVMNSGLSKLASVPAGGAVAAPAAAAGGAAGAAPAAAEEKKEEKKEESEESDEDMGFGLFD; translated from the exons ATGCGTTACGTGGCCGCTTACCTGCTGGCTGTGCTCGGTGGAAACACCAGCCCCACTGCGAAGGACATTAAAGCCATCTTGGGCAGTGTGGGGATTGAGGCCGATGATGAACGCTTAAACAAG GTCATTAGTGAGCTGAGTGGGAAAGACATCAATGAAGTCATGAACTCAG GCCTCTCTAAGTTAGCCTCCGTcccagcaggtggtgctgtggcagctcctgcagctgctgctgggggGGCCGCTGGGGCTGCGCCTGCTGCTG CggaagagaaaaaggaagagaagaaagaggaatcAGAAGAGTCAGACGAAGATATGGGCTTCGGTCTCTTTGATTAA